In Sulfitobacter sp. M39, the following proteins share a genomic window:
- a CDS encoding SUF system Fe-S cluster assembly protein, with protein MTDSTQPLEGTPLIAPSSTDHPLYEQITEACRTVYDPEIPVNIYELGLIYTIDINAENEVNIKMSLTAPGCPVAGEMPGWVADAVEPLPGVKTVDVELVWEPPWGMDMMSDEARLELGFM; from the coding sequence ATGACCGACAGCACACAACCTCTTGAAGGCACCCCTCTGATTGCGCCCTCGTCAACGGATCATCCGCTGTACGAGCAGATCACCGAAGCCTGCCGCACCGTCTATGACCCTGAGATTCCAGTGAATATCTATGAGCTGGGGTTGATCTACACGATCGACATCAATGCGGAAAACGAGGTCAACATCAAGATGTCCCTGACCGCGCCCGGCTGCCCCGTCGCAGGCGAGATGCCCGGCTGGGTCGCCGATGCGGTCGAACCCCTGCCCGGGGTGAAAACCGTCGACGTGGAACTGGTCTGGGAGCCACCATGGGGCATGGATATGATGTCTGACGAAGCCCGTCTTGAACTGGGCTTCATGTAA
- the rimK gene encoding 30S ribosomal protein S6--L-glutamate ligase yields MQELTFGWEEWVALPELGLPAIKAKIDTGARTSALHAHDIEVFGPASKPKVRFNVHPVAGNEDITITCSAPIIDRREVTSSNGEAELRYVISTKMDVGGETWPIDVTLTNRAGMTSRMLLGRQALTDHITISPTEKRLQPDLSYDVYHTAAVRHRAPKRALRVAVLSREASNYSTSRLVEVGEARGHTVEVIDTTRCYMAINAMAPEVHYDGKRLPRYDAVIPRIGASVTPYGCAVIRQFETIGTYCVNGSAGILSSRDKLHAHQVLASKKIGMPTTAFAASPKDTSNLMALVGTAPLIVKLLESTQGKGVVLAETKKAAESVIDAFRGLKANFLVQDFVKEAAGEDLRCLVVDGKVVAAMKRTGADGDFRSNLHRGGTAQVVRITKVERDTALRAARAFGLGTAGVDLLRSDSGPKVLEVNSSPGFEGIEKATGKDIVGMVYDMIEARVKPQPVRKRKA; encoded by the coding sequence ATGCAAGAATTGACGTTTGGCTGGGAAGAATGGGTCGCCCTTCCCGAATTGGGGCTTCCCGCAATCAAGGCAAAGATCGACACCGGCGCGCGCACATCGGCGCTGCACGCCCATGATATTGAAGTCTTTGGCCCCGCCTCCAAGCCCAAGGTCCGGTTCAACGTGCATCCTGTGGCCGGCAACGAAGACATCACCATCACCTGCTCCGCGCCCATCATTGACCGGCGCGAGGTCACCTCGTCGAATGGCGAGGCAGAGCTGCGCTATGTCATCTCGACCAAGATGGATGTCGGAGGAGAGACGTGGCCCATCGACGTGACCCTGACCAACCGTGCGGGCATGACCAGCCGCATGTTGCTGGGCCGCCAGGCGCTGACAGATCACATCACCATCTCGCCCACCGAGAAACGGTTGCAACCGGATCTGAGCTATGACGTCTACCATACCGCCGCTGTGCGCCACCGCGCGCCCAAACGCGCGTTGCGGGTCGCTGTGCTGAGCCGTGAAGCCAGCAACTATTCCACCTCGCGTCTGGTCGAGGTCGGCGAGGCCCGTGGCCATACCGTCGAAGTGATCGACACCACCCGTTGCTATATGGCGATCAACGCCATGGCCCCCGAAGTGCATTACGATGGCAAACGTCTGCCGCGCTATGACGCGGTGATCCCGCGGATCGGTGCCTCGGTCACGCCCTATGGCTGCGCGGTGATCCGGCAGTTCGAAACCATCGGGACCTACTGCGTCAACGGCTCTGCCGGTATCCTGTCGAGCCGCGACAAGCTGCATGCGCATCAGGTCTTGGCGTCGAAGAAAATCGGCATGCCGACCACCGCTTTTGCCGCCTCGCCCAAGGACACGTCGAACCTCATGGCGCTGGTAGGCACCGCGCCGCTCATCGTGAAACTGCTGGAATCCACCCAAGGCAAAGGTGTGGTGCTGGCCGAGACCAAGAAGGCGGCGGAATCCGTGATTGATGCCTTCCGCGGGCTCAAGGCAAACTTTCTTGTGCAGGATTTCGTCAAGGAAGCCGCGGGCGAGGATCTGCGCTGTCTTGTGGTGGATGGCAAGGTCGTAGCCGCGATGAAGCGCACCGGCGCGGATGGCGATTTCCGCTCCAACCTGCACCGTGGCGGCACCGCTCAGGTCGTGCGCATCACCAAGGTTGAACGCGATACCGCCCTGCGCGCGGCACGGGCCTTTGGTCTGGGCACTGCCGGTGTGGATCTGCTGCGGTCGGACAGCGGGCCAAAGGTGCTTGAGGTCAACAGCTCCCCCGGGTTCGAAGGGATCGAGAAAGCCACCGGCAAGGATATTGTCGGCATGGTCTATGATATGATCGAAGCGCGGGTAAAGCCGCAGCCGGTGCGCAAGCGCAAAGCGTAG
- a CDS encoding glycerophosphodiester phosphodiesterase family protein: MRLTTALTALALAPTALLADAHSTPVPVEYGARPAYLVDKLPDGDLKDKLASCMGQTASKSDFSIGHRGAPLMFPEHTVQSNVAAARQGAGILECDVTFTADHELVCRHAQNDLHTTTNILVSDLADKCTAGFTAAAGEEGASAECRTSDITLAEFRTLTPKMDSADATATTAEDYQGGVASFRTQLYSDGADLMTHAESIELFKSLGAKFTPELKSPSVEMPHDGFSQEDYAQKMIDEYKAAGIPASDVWAQSFNLDDVLYWIKAEPEFGKQAVYLVEWSDGFDEQDPSTWTQDFAQLKEQGVQYLAPSLNMLLTNKDGALAASDYAKKASEAGLNLIAWTLERSGPLSTGGGWYFQSVGDIITDDSDYLVALDVLAQDAGVKGVFSDWPATVTYYANCMGL; this comes from the coding sequence ATGCGACTAACAACTGCCCTTACAGCTTTGGCTTTGGCCCCCACCGCGCTGCTGGCCGACGCCCACAGCACACCCGTCCCTGTCGAATACGGTGCCCGTCCTGCCTATTTGGTGGACAAGCTTCCCGATGGCGACCTCAAGGACAAGCTGGCGTCCTGTATGGGCCAGACCGCGTCCAAATCCGATTTCTCCATCGGGCACCGCGGCGCGCCGCTGATGTTCCCTGAGCACACCGTACAGTCCAACGTTGCCGCCGCCCGCCAGGGTGCAGGCATTCTGGAATGCGACGTGACCTTTACCGCCGATCACGAACTGGTCTGCCGTCACGCGCAGAACGATCTGCACACCACCACCAATATCCTCGTCTCCGATCTGGCCGATAAATGCACCGCCGGTTTCACCGCCGCTGCGGGCGAAGAAGGTGCCAGTGCGGAATGCCGCACCTCGGACATCACCTTGGCAGAGTTCCGCACCCTGACGCCCAAGATGGACAGCGCTGACGCCACCGCCACCACCGCCGAAGACTATCAGGGCGGCGTGGCCAGCTTCCGCACCCAGCTGTACAGCGACGGTGCCGATCTGATGACCCACGCGGAATCGATCGAGCTGTTCAAATCCCTCGGCGCGAAATTCACCCCCGAGCTCAAGTCCCCTTCGGTCGAGATGCCCCATGACGGCTTCAGCCAGGAAGACTATGCGCAGAAGATGATCGACGAATACAAAGCCGCGGGCATCCCTGCCTCGGACGTTTGGGCGCAGTCGTTCAACCTGGATGACGTCCTTTACTGGATCAAGGCAGAGCCCGAGTTCGGCAAACAGGCCGTCTATCTCGTGGAATGGAGCGACGGTTTCGACGAACAGGACCCCAGCACCTGGACACAGGATTTCGCCCAGCTGAAAGAGCAAGGCGTGCAGTATCTGGCCCCGTCGCTGAACATGCTGCTGACCAACAAAGACGGCGCTCTGGCCGCCTCTGACTATGCCAAGAAAGCCAGCGAAGCCGGTTTGAACCTGATCGCCTGGACGCTCGAACGCTCCGGTCCGTTGTCCACGGGCGGTGGCTGGTATTTCCAATCCGTTGGCGACATCATCACCGACGACAGCGACTATCTGGTCGCGCTGGACGTGCTGGCACAGGACGCTGGCGTCAAGGGTGTCTTCTCTGACTGGCCCGCAACCGTCACCTACTATGCCAACTGCATGGGTCTGTAA
- a CDS encoding DctP family TRAP transporter solute-binding subunit, with product MKFLTTTLVAMTLSVSAGAVAAACDDGEVVIKLSHVTNTDRHPKGIAASLLEQRVNDEMNGKACMEVFPNSTLYNDDQVLEALLQGDVQMAAPSLSKFEQFTKQFRIFDLPFMFKDINAVDEFQNSETGVAMKESMTRRGLLGLAFWHNGMKQMSANKALNLPSDANGLKFRVQNSDVLKAQMAAMGASPQPMAFSEVYGALQTGVVDGQENTWSNIYGQKFFEVQDGTTETNHGVLDYMLVTSTDWWDSLDADVRDQLATIVQEVTDTRNSESSKVNAEAKQAIIDAGGVVRELDETQREAWVTAMKPVWEEFTADVGQENIDEAQAINAKH from the coding sequence ATGAAATTCCTGACAACCACTCTGGTGGCTATGACCCTTTCCGTAAGCGCCGGTGCTGTTGCCGCGGCGTGTGACGATGGCGAAGTCGTCATCAAGCTGAGCCACGTAACCAACACAGACCGTCACCCCAAAGGCATCGCCGCTTCCTTGCTGGAACAGCGCGTCAATGACGAGATGAACGGCAAAGCCTGCATGGAAGTTTTCCCGAACTCCACGCTGTACAACGATGACCAGGTTCTTGAAGCGCTGCTGCAAGGCGACGTTCAGATGGCCGCGCCGTCGCTGTCGAAGTTCGAGCAGTTCACCAAGCAATTCCGCATCTTCGATCTGCCCTTCATGTTCAAGGACATCAACGCTGTAGACGAGTTCCAGAACTCCGAAACCGGTGTTGCGATGAAAGAATCCATGACGCGCCGTGGTCTGCTGGGGCTGGCGTTCTGGCACAATGGCATGAAGCAGATGTCGGCAAACAAAGCACTGAACCTGCCGTCGGATGCCAATGGTCTGAAATTCCGCGTGCAGAACTCTGACGTGCTGAAGGCCCAGATGGCGGCAATGGGCGCATCGCCCCAGCCGATGGCCTTCTCGGAAGTTTACGGCGCGCTGCAAACCGGCGTTGTCGACGGTCAGGAAAACACCTGGTCCAACATCTATGGCCAGAAGTTCTTTGAGGTGCAGGACGGGACAACCGAAACCAACCACGGTGTTCTGGACTACATGCTTGTGACCTCCACCGACTGGTGGGACAGCCTGGACGCCGATGTGCGTGACCAGCTGGCGACCATCGTTCAAGAAGTCACCGACACCCGCAACTCTGAATCGTCCAAAGTGAACGCCGAAGCCAAACAGGCGATCATCGATGCCGGTGGTGTGGTCCGTGAACTGGACGAGACACAGCGCGAAGCCTGGGTCACCGCGATGAAGCCCGTTTGGGAAGAGTTCACCGCAGACGTTGGTCAAGAAAACATCGACGAAGCCCAAGCGATCAACGCCAAGCACTAA
- a CDS encoding sigma-54-dependent transcriptional regulator has translation MSRTVLLVDDDASVREALAQTLELADIDVVATGSFVAAKDRITERFDGIILSDMRMPGRDGFHLLAYAHEQDPDLPVILLTGEGDIPMAVRAMEAGAFDFLEKPCAPAALVTVIERALKTRALVLENRRLLHIVETGDPAARMIFGSSDLSERLRDKVRRVAQANAEVLVTGPSGSGISKVAEVIHLSSRRSKGPFAKRAAAGLSPDDVSDALHAASGGCLFLDEVAQLPAQTQLSLVEALEEVPDVRLIAGSVRELQSLVAEGKFHVDLYYRLEVMTVRIPSLAERPEDIATMFRRYVDQAAEQSGVQPPEVTPQMIAGLMARDWPGNARALMSEAMRFVMGVSDEVTPDANLGLADQMAQVEQSLLRAALRRAEGQASAAAQALKLPRKTFYDKLARYGIRPEDFRS, from the coding sequence ATGAGCAGAACCGTTCTTTTGGTCGATGACGATGCCTCTGTCCGCGAGGCGCTGGCGCAGACGCTGGAGCTTGCCGATATTGATGTTGTAGCCACGGGGTCGTTCGTGGCTGCCAAAGATAGGATCACCGAACGGTTCGACGGCATCATCCTATCGGACATGCGCATGCCCGGGCGCGACGGGTTTCACCTGCTGGCCTATGCCCATGAACAGGACCCCGATCTGCCGGTGATCCTGCTGACGGGCGAAGGTGACATCCCCATGGCCGTGCGCGCGATGGAGGCAGGGGCCTTTGATTTCCTTGAAAAACCCTGCGCCCCCGCCGCGCTGGTCACGGTGATTGAGCGCGCACTGAAAACCCGCGCGCTGGTGCTGGAGAACCGTCGCCTGCTGCATATCGTGGAAACCGGCGATCCGGCGGCGCGGATGATTTTCGGGTCGTCGGATCTGTCAGAGCGGCTGCGCGACAAGGTGCGGCGGGTGGCGCAGGCCAATGCCGAGGTGCTGGTCACCGGCCCGTCGGGGTCTGGTATTTCCAAGGTAGCAGAGGTGATCCACCTGTCCTCGCGCCGGTCCAAGGGGCCGTTCGCCAAACGCGCCGCCGCGGGGCTCAGCCCCGATGATGTGAGCGATGCGCTGCACGCTGCGTCGGGCGGGTGCCTGTTTCTGGACGAGGTCGCACAGCTTCCCGCGCAGACGCAGCTAAGCTTGGTCGAAGCGCTTGAGGAGGTCCCCGATGTGCGTCTCATTGCGGGCAGCGTACGCGAGCTGCAGTCGTTAGTGGCCGAGGGGAAGTTCCACGTAGACCTCTATTATCGGCTTGAAGTCATGACCGTGCGCATCCCGTCGCTGGCTGAACGCCCCGAGGATATCGCCACGATGTTCCGCCGCTACGTCGATCAGGCGGCAGAGCAGTCGGGCGTGCAGCCGCCCGAAGTGACGCCGCAAATGATCGCGGGGTTGATGGCGCGGGACTGGCCCGGCAACGCGCGCGCGCTGATGTCAGAGGCGATGCGCTTTGTCATGGGGGTCTCGGACGAGGTGACGCCGGATGCGAACCTTGGGCTGGCGGACCAGATGGCGCAGGTGGAACAGTCCCTGCTGCGCGCGGCCTTGCGCCGTGCCGAGGGGCAGGCGAGTGCGGCGGCGCAGGCGCTGAAACTGCCGCGCAAGACCTTCTATGACAAGCTGGCCCGCTACGGGATTCGGCCCGAGGACTTTCGCAGCTAG
- a CDS encoding TRAP transporter large permease — protein sequence MEVLILFTMIVGLMLLGVPIAVSLGFSSIVFLLVLSDSSLASIAQTFFQAMAGHYTLLAIPFFVLASSFMSTGGVAKRIIRFSIALVGHFPGGLAIAGVFACMLFAALSGSSPATVVAIGSIVIAGMRETGYTKEFAAGVIANAGTLGILIPPSIVMVVYASATDVSVGRMFLAGVIPGLMAGTMLMLTIYIMARVKKLPQGEWRGWGEVFASGREAGWGLMLIVIILGGIYGGIFTPTEAAAVAAVYAFFIAAFVYRDMGPLHVEGEGRNLSLMRKPMALVTVFFHRDTRDTLFEAGKLTVTLMFIIANALILKHVLTDEQIPQQISAAMLSAGFGPIMFLVIVNVILLIGGQFMEPSGLLIIVAPLVFPIAIELGIDPIHLGIIMVVNMEIGMITPPVGLNLFVTSGVANMPMMNVVKAALPFTVVLFIFLLMVTYIPVISTWLPTLMMGPEIITR from the coding sequence ATGGAAGTCCTTATCCTATTTACCATGATCGTCGGGCTAATGTTGCTGGGCGTTCCGATTGCCGTCAGCCTTGGCTTCTCGTCGATCGTCTTTTTGCTGGTGCTGTCCGACAGCTCGCTTGCGTCCATCGCGCAGACCTTCTTTCAGGCGATGGCGGGGCATTACACGCTGCTGGCGATCCCGTTCTTCGTGCTGGCGTCGTCGTTCATGTCGACGGGCGGCGTGGCCAAGCGGATCATCCGTTTCTCTATCGCGCTGGTCGGGCATTTCCCGGGTGGTCTGGCGATTGCGGGTGTCTTTGCCTGTATGCTGTTCGCCGCCCTGTCGGGATCATCGCCCGCCACAGTGGTTGCCATCGGGTCCATCGTGATCGCGGGGATGCGGGAAACCGGCTACACCAAGGAATTCGCCGCCGGTGTCATCGCCAACGCGGGCACCCTGGGCATCCTGATCCCGCCGTCCATCGTGATGGTTGTCTATGCCTCTGCCACTGATGTGTCTGTTGGCCGGATGTTCCTTGCGGGCGTTATTCCGGGTCTGATGGCGGGCACCATGCTGATGCTGACCATCTACATCATGGCGCGGGTCAAGAAGCTGCCACAGGGCGAATGGCGCGGCTGGGGCGAGGTCTTTGCCTCGGGGCGTGAAGCGGGCTGGGGGCTGATGCTGATCGTGATCATCCTTGGCGGTATCTATGGCGGTATCTTTACCCCGACCGAAGCCGCCGCGGTGGCTGCTGTCTATGCCTTCTTTATCGCGGCCTTCGTCTATCGCGATATGGGCCCGCTGCATGTGGAAGGCGAGGGGCGCAACCTGTCGCTGATGCGCAAGCCGATGGCGCTGGTCACTGTCTTCTTCCACCGCGATACCCGCGATACGCTGTTCGAGGCCGGCAAGCTGACCGTCACCCTGATGTTCATCATCGCCAACGCGCTGATCCTCAAGCACGTGCTGACCGACGAGCAGATCCCGCAGCAGATCTCTGCCGCAATGCTGAGCGCCGGTTTCGGGCCGATCATGTTCCTGGTCATCGTCAACGTGATCTTGCTGATTGGCGGGCAGTTCATGGAGCCCTCGGGCCTGTTGATCATCGTCGCCCCGCTGGTCTTCCCCATCGCGATTGAACTGGGCATTGACCCGATCCACCTGGGGATCATCATGGTGGTCAACATGGAAATCGGGATGATCACCCCGCCGGTGGGTCTGAACCTCTTTGTGACCTCGGGCGTGGCGAATATGCCGATGATGAATGTGGTCAAGGCCGCGCTGCCCTTCACCGTGGTGCTGTTCATCTTCCTGCTGATGGTGACCTATATCCCGGTCATTTCGACCTGGCTGCCGACCCTGATGATGGGGCCGGAGATCATCACCCGCTAG
- a CDS encoding HesB/IscA family protein, whose amino-acid sequence MFAIPGKQAVTITPKAANQITKLMTSAGHAGLRIGIKKGGCAGMEYTMEYVNEADANDEVVEQDGARVMIAPMAQMFLFGTEIDYETSLLESGFKFRNPNVTEACGCGESIKFS is encoded by the coding sequence ATGTTCGCAATCCCAGGCAAGCAAGCCGTCACCATCACCCCCAAAGCCGCCAATCAGATCACCAAGCTGATGACGTCCGCCGGCCACGCCGGTCTGCGCATCGGCATCAAGAAGGGTGGCTGCGCCGGCATGGAATATACGATGGAGTATGTGAACGAGGCCGACGCCAATGACGAGGTCGTCGAACAGGACGGCGCGCGCGTGATGATCGCGCCGATGGCGCAGATGTTTCTTTTCGGCACCGAGATCGATTATGAGACCTCGCTGCTGGAATCCGGCTTCAAGTTCCGCAATCCCAATGTGACCGAAGCCTGCGGTTGCGGCGAATCCATCAAGTTCAGCTAG
- the tpiA gene encoding triose-phosphate isomerase, whose protein sequence is MRRKLAAGNWKMNGTLAGLDMLADVAAAVDQASAEAVICPPAPYLLPAVTKAQGTPVGIGAQDCHAEPKGAFTGDIAASMIKDIGASYVILGHSERRDAYGETDADVAAKAQAASAAGLTAIICIGESEADRSAGTTLDVIAEQLAGSLPDGCTGENTVLAYEPIWAIGTGKIPTLDQIIEVHDFIRAKLAERFGTDVSDALRLLYGGSVKPDNAAEIFKVDNVDGALIGGASLKAADFVPILQALSAA, encoded by the coding sequence ATGCGCCGCAAGCTTGCCGCTGGAAACTGGAAGATGAACGGCACGCTGGCCGGTCTTGATATGTTGGCCGATGTGGCCGCCGCGGTGGATCAGGCAAGTGCAGAGGCGGTGATCTGCCCGCCCGCCCCCTACCTCCTACCAGCCGTTACCAAGGCGCAAGGCACCCCCGTTGGCATCGGCGCGCAGGATTGCCACGCAGAGCCTAAAGGTGCCTTCACCGGCGATATCGCTGCTTCCATGATCAAGGATATCGGCGCGAGTTATGTGATCCTCGGCCATTCCGAGCGCCGCGATGCCTATGGCGAAACGGATGCCGATGTCGCGGCCAAGGCACAGGCGGCCTCGGCCGCGGGACTGACTGCCATCATCTGCATCGGCGAAAGCGAGGCGGATCGCAGCGCGGGCACCACCCTGGATGTCATCGCCGAACAGCTTGCAGGCTCCCTGCCCGATGGCTGCACAGGCGAGAATACCGTCCTCGCGTACGAACCCATCTGGGCGATTGGCACCGGCAAAATCCCGACACTTGACCAGATCATCGAGGTGCATGACTTCATCCGCGCAAAACTGGCCGAACGCTTTGGCACGGATGTCAGCGACGCGCTGCGGTTGCTGTATGGCGGCTCGGTCAAACCGGACAACGCGGCAGAGATCTTCAAGGTCGACAACGTGGACGGTGCCCTGATCGGGGGCGCGAGCCTCAAGGCCGCTGACTTTGTCCCGATCCTTCAGGCGCTCTCTGCCGCCTGA
- a CDS encoding TRAP transporter small permease → MSHGVQSHSALGRIVNELEETAIAIILGLMTLITFINVVLRYGFNTGIIWGLEAVTFLFAWLVLFGMSYAVKVTAHLGVDAVVNLFSLPKRRVLALVAAVICVVYGALLMKGAWDYWAPFAGLDATTGRWFPTGFADSRDQAWYETVDLPMPDWLRFIEPIMNEGETYGKLPRFIPYFMLPFGMALLLFRFIQAGARVFTGQATALIVSHEAEDDIEAVKHMNAES, encoded by the coding sequence ATGTCACATGGTGTTCAATCTCATTCTGCGCTCGGGCGCATTGTCAACGAGCTTGAGGAAACGGCGATTGCCATCATCCTTGGTCTGATGACGCTTATCACCTTTATCAACGTCGTCCTGCGCTATGGTTTCAACACCGGCATCATCTGGGGGCTTGAAGCGGTGACCTTCCTGTTCGCCTGGCTGGTGCTGTTTGGCATGAGCTATGCGGTCAAGGTCACGGCGCATCTGGGGGTGGACGCGGTCGTGAACCTGTTTTCGCTGCCCAAACGCCGGGTGCTCGCGCTGGTTGCGGCAGTGATCTGCGTGGTCTACGGGGCCTTGCTGATGAAAGGCGCGTGGGATTACTGGGCCCCCTTCGCGGGGCTGGACGCCACCACAGGCCGCTGGTTCCCCACAGGTTTTGCCGATAGCCGCGATCAAGCGTGGTATGAAACCGTCGATCTTCCCATGCCGGATTGGCTGCGCTTTATCGAGCCGATCATGAACGAGGGCGAGACCTATGGCAAACTGCCACGGTTCATCCCGTATTTCATGCTGCCCTTCGGCATGGCGCTGCTGTTGTTCCGTTTCATCCAGGCCGGTGCGCGTGTCTTTACCGGACAGGCCACAGCGCTGATCGTCAGTCACGAGGCCGAAGATGATATCGAAGCCGTCAAACACATGAACGCGGAGTCCTGA
- a CDS encoding ATP-binding protein codes for MRRRVATFVLFLITVSVLSGGVWRYAYLQGLDQLRARGQADLSLVSDRLVGQLQRYRDLAVFLADHPQVTQVLDRRPAVEAQAFLQEVADKTTALDVQVLDRSGDVIVAALGAEAVRVPRADQRFVQRALRGSLGWGHGPAAPLTDRAYFHAAPVFAPDGQVRGAVVVSTDLNGIDYDWRGSNAAAFFTDTDGVVQIANRSELLFWARPDGAQGLVPPDGAARDFAVSDVRGHEIWHMGWGPYLPDAALHLTRALPVVGMTGEVLLDIEGAQRLARAQAAAVAALCLAFGALLFLATERRRALSEANAALERQVAKRTAALNASNTELRREATEREEAQAALRRAQADLVQAGKLSALGQMSAGISHELNQPLMAIRSFAENAVQFLERDRPDRTAENLTRISQMADRMARIIQNLRAFARQESVPQTRVDVTRVVASAVELTQSYLRDAGVTLDYQPANAPVWVRGGEVRLGQVFVNLITNAVDAMSSSDTKRLSITIDPADPVRVQFRDTGPGIEMPDKVFDPFYTTKSVSGGAEGAMGGMGLGLSISYGIVQSFGGDIRGTNLDAGGAMFSVTLERADTGEEGQG; via the coding sequence ATGCGCCGCCGCGTCGCGACCTTTGTTTTGTTTCTGATCACCGTGTCGGTCCTCTCCGGCGGGGTTTGGCGCTATGCCTATCTGCAAGGGCTGGACCAGCTGCGCGCGCGCGGGCAGGCGGATCTGTCGCTGGTGAGCGACCGTCTGGTCGGGCAGCTGCAGCGATACCGTGATCTGGCGGTGTTTCTGGCGGATCACCCGCAGGTGACGCAGGTGCTGGACCGGCGGCCAGCGGTCGAGGCGCAGGCGTTTTTGCAAGAGGTCGCGGATAAGACCACGGCGCTGGATGTGCAGGTGCTTGACCGATCCGGCGATGTGATCGTCGCGGCACTTGGCGCGGAAGCGGTGCGGGTGCCGCGGGCGGATCAGCGCTTTGTCCAGCGGGCGCTGCGCGGGTCGCTTGGTTGGGGGCATGGCCCCGCCGCGCCCTTGACCGACCGCGCCTATTTCCATGCCGCCCCTGTCTTCGCGCCTGATGGGCAGGTGCGCGGTGCCGTGGTCGTTTCGACCGATTTGAACGGCATCGATTATGACTGGCGCGGCAGCAATGCGGCGGCGTTTTTCACCGATACCGACGGGGTCGTCCAGATCGCCAACCGGTCAGAGCTGCTGTTCTGGGCCCGACCAGACGGGGCGCAGGGGTTGGTGCCGCCGGATGGTGCGGCGCGCGATTTCGCGGTGTCTGACGTGCGCGGCCACGAGATCTGGCATATGGGCTGGGGGCCGTATCTGCCGGACGCCGCCTTGCATCTGACCCGCGCCTTGCCGGTGGTGGGGATGACGGGCGAGGTGCTGCTGGATATCGAGGGCGCGCAACGTTTGGCACGGGCACAGGCGGCGGCGGTGGCCGCGCTTTGCCTTGCCTTTGGCGCGCTACTGTTTCTCGCGACCGAGCGCCGCCGCGCCTTGTCAGAGGCGAACGCGGCGCTTGAGCGGCAGGTCGCCAAACGCACCGCCGCACTGAACGCCAGCAACACCGAATTGCGCCGCGAAGCGACCGAACGGGAAGAGGCGCAGGCCGCACTGCGCCGCGCGCAGGCGGATCTGGTGCAAGCGGGCAAACTGTCGGCGCTTGGCCAGATGTCGGCGGGCATCAGCCACGAGCTGAACCAGCCGCTGATGGCGATCCGGTCCTTTGCGGAAAACGCGGTGCAATTCCTTGAGCGTGACCGCCCCGACCGGACGGCGGAAAACCTGACCCGCATCTCGCAGATGGCCGACCGGATGGCGCGGATCATCCAGAACCTGCGGGCCTTTGCGCGACAGGAAAGCGTGCCGCAGACCCGCGTGGATGTGACCCGCGTGGTCGCCAGTGCGGTGGAGCTGACCCAAAGCTATCTGCGCGACGCTGGCGTGACCCTTGACTACCAGCCCGCAAATGCCCCCGTCTGGGTGCGTGGTGGCGAGGTGCGCTTGGGGCAGGTCTTTGTAAACCTCATCACCAACGCCGTCGATGCCATGAGCAGCAGCGACACCAAACGGCTGAGCATCACCATCGATCCCGCCGACCCCGTGCGGGTGCAGTTCCGCGACACCGGACCGGGGATCGAGATGCCGGACAAGGTGTTCGACCCGTTCTACACGACAAAATCCGTGAGCGGCGGTGCCGAGGGTGCGATGGGGGGCATGGGGCTGGGGCTGTCGATCAGCTATGGCATCGTGCAAAGCTTTGGGGGGGATATCCGCGGCACCAACCTTGACGCGGGCGGTGCGATGTTCTCTGTCACGCTGGAACGCGCCGATACGGGCGAGGAGGGGCAGGGATGA